A stretch of Aureispira sp. CCB-E DNA encodes these proteins:
- the accC gene encoding acetyl-CoA carboxylase biotin carboxylase subunit, whose product MKKILVANRGEIAMRVMRTCREMGIKTVAVYSEADRNAPHVRYADEAVCLGPPASNQSYLLGEKIIAVAKELGVEGIHPGYGFLSENATFAKQVTDAGITFIGPKPHAIEMMGSKLAAKEAAKANDIPLVPGTEEAIEDPELAKKIALEIGFPILIKASAGGGGKGMRVVEKVEELDEQMERAISEAQSAFGDGSVFIEKYVTSPRHIEIQVLADTHGNVIHLFERECSIQRRHQKVVEEAPSIVLTPELRDAMGACAVRVAQLCDYVGAGTVEFLLENNKTFYFLEMNTRLQVEHPVTELISGVDLVKQQILIARGEKLSIQQEDLSIQGHALELRVYAEDPVNNFLPSIGKLSTYKIPKGTGVRVDDGFEEGMDIPIYYDPMISKLITYGKDRQEAIQRMLRAIEEYHIDGCETTLPFGTYVLQHDAFVSGNFDTNFVKKHFDPNALVQEDDKEAELAAKLAAYLMNSNKQQSTATTTQNTQKSKWAARKWS is encoded by the coding sequence ATGAAAAAAATACTGGTTGCTAATAGAGGAGAAATTGCCATGCGTGTTATGCGTACTTGCCGTGAAATGGGCATCAAAACGGTAGCTGTTTATTCCGAAGCTGATAGAAATGCTCCCCATGTTCGCTATGCTGATGAAGCCGTTTGTTTGGGTCCTCCTGCCTCCAACCAGTCTTATTTATTGGGAGAAAAAATTATTGCTGTTGCCAAAGAGCTAGGGGTTGAAGGCATTCATCCAGGGTATGGCTTTTTGAGCGAAAATGCTACTTTTGCCAAACAAGTTACAGATGCTGGTATTACTTTTATTGGTCCCAAACCTCATGCTATTGAGATGATGGGAAGTAAATTAGCTGCGAAAGAAGCTGCGAAGGCAAATGACATTCCATTGGTTCCTGGTACAGAAGAAGCCATCGAAGATCCTGAACTAGCAAAAAAAATTGCCCTAGAAATTGGCTTTCCTATTCTAATCAAAGCTTCTGCTGGTGGTGGTGGAAAAGGAATGCGCGTCGTTGAAAAGGTTGAAGAACTAGACGAGCAAATGGAACGTGCGATCTCTGAAGCGCAATCTGCTTTTGGCGATGGTTCTGTTTTTATTGAAAAATACGTGACCTCTCCTCGACATATCGAAATACAAGTATTGGCCGATACACATGGCAATGTCATTCATTTGTTTGAGCGAGAGTGCTCCATTCAACGCCGTCATCAAAAAGTTGTAGAAGAAGCTCCTTCTATCGTTTTAACACCCGAATTAAGAGATGCGATGGGTGCTTGTGCCGTACGAGTAGCTCAATTATGTGATTATGTTGGTGCTGGAACTGTAGAATTTTTATTAGAAAATAATAAGACGTTCTACTTCTTAGAAATGAATACACGTTTGCAAGTAGAACATCCTGTAACGGAATTAATCTCGGGTGTTGATTTAGTTAAACAGCAAATTTTGATTGCAAGAGGCGAAAAGCTAAGTATTCAACAAGAAGATTTGAGTATACAAGGTCATGCCCTCGAACTTCGTGTTTATGCAGAAGATCCTGTTAATAACTTCTTGCCAAGTATTGGAAAATTAAGCACTTACAAAATTCCTAAAGGAACAGGCGTACGTGTCGATGATGGTTTTGAAGAAGGAATGGATATTCCTATTTATTACGACCCGATGATTTCCAAATTGATCACCTACGGCAAAGATCGTCAAGAAGCTATCCAAAGAATGCTGCGCGCCATTGAAGAATATCATATTGACGGCTGCGAAACAACACTACCATTTGGAACCTATGTACTGCAACACGATGCTTTTGTTTCTGGTAATTTTGATACTAACTTTGTCAAAAAACACTTTGATCCCAATGCACTAGTCCAAGAGGATGATAAAGAGGCAGAATTGGCAGCTAAATTAGCAGCGTACTTGATGAATTCTAATAAACAACAAAGTACGG
- a CDS encoding CapA family protein has product MKITSYLILLASCTLSCTNVDTPTTITNLANQPIDTSTKEVLLVDSLHRIKLTFVGDIMGHDNQIRAAVGEPSKMKSRDMSDFDYETCFRYVKPIFEEADLMIGNLELTLSNKGRYTGYPMFRSPDILAAYLKDAGFDLLTTCNNHSNDGFKYGLTHTIDVLDSLGIKHTGTFKNQAERDSLYPLIVEKKVDGTTFRLAFINYTYATNGLKTKEPCIVNMIEQNQIYKDIVQAKAAKPDMIIAIMHWGKEYKLNEHRSQVEYTQFLWENGVDVVIGAHPHVIQPIKTDTIWQEDSSTFREVLVTYSLGNFISNQYRTNTDIGLIFELELVKNSQTNQTTIGAHDYILAWRYIQGRYNMDLREGFDWTYAVLPVTAFEDSPQVYFDITTSQVQAMRSVAKRMRTHLGKWQSKERKVALKDLGSIKSLKKVDATPKTIQ; this is encoded by the coding sequence ATGAAAATTACCTCTTATCTAATTCTACTGGCAAGTTGTACACTATCGTGTACGAATGTGGATACTCCAACTACTATTACAAATTTAGCTAACCAACCAATCGACACTTCAACCAAAGAAGTATTGTTAGTAGATAGTTTGCATCGGATAAAGTTGACTTTTGTGGGAGATATCATGGGACACGACAACCAAATTCGTGCGGCAGTTGGCGAGCCTTCTAAGATGAAGAGTAGGGATATGAGTGATTTTGATTATGAAACTTGTTTTAGGTATGTTAAACCTATTTTTGAGGAAGCAGACTTGATGATTGGAAACTTGGAACTTACTTTGAGCAACAAAGGGCGTTATACGGGATATCCAATGTTTCGGTCGCCAGATATCTTAGCTGCGTACTTAAAAGATGCAGGTTTCGATTTGTTGACAACTTGTAACAATCATTCCAACGATGGATTTAAATACGGTTTAACACATACCATAGATGTTTTAGATTCTCTAGGAATCAAACATACAGGAACCTTCAAAAACCAAGCAGAGCGAGACTCTCTTTATCCTTTAATTGTAGAGAAAAAAGTGGATGGAACAACTTTTCGCTTGGCTTTTATTAATTATACTTATGCAACGAATGGGCTTAAAACCAAAGAGCCTTGTATTGTCAATATGATCGAGCAAAATCAAATTTATAAGGATATTGTACAAGCCAAAGCGGCAAAACCTGATATGATTATTGCCATTATGCATTGGGGAAAAGAATACAAATTAAACGAACATAGAAGTCAAGTTGAATATACGCAGTTTTTGTGGGAAAATGGGGTAGATGTTGTCATTGGGGCGCATCCTCATGTCATACAACCAATTAAGACAGATACTATTTGGCAAGAAGATTCTTCTACTTTTCGAGAAGTATTGGTCACCTACTCTTTAGGAAATTTTATCTCTAATCAATACCGAACAAATACGGATATTGGTCTTATCTTTGAATTAGAATTAGTAAAAAATAGCCAAACAAACCAAACTACAATTGGAGCGCATGATTATATTTTAGCTTGGCGCTATATACAAGGACGTTATAATATGGATTTAAGAGAAGGCTTTGACTGGACGTATGCAGTATTGCCTGTGACAGCATTTGAAGATAGTCCTCAAGTCTACTTTGATATAACAACAAGTCAAGTACAAGCGATGCGATCTGTAGCTAAGCGCATGCGTACCCACTTAGGCAAATGGCAGAGTAAAGAACGCAAGGTTGCTCTAAAAGATTTGGGCTCTATAAAGTCTTTGAAAAAAGTAGATGCAACGCCAAAAACAATTCAATAA